A genomic stretch from Desulfohalobium retbaense DSM 5692 includes:
- a CDS encoding SRPBCC family protein codes for MFYRLDRTQDLALDIHSAWSFFSDPTNLCRITPDWLGFTITCPTPEPMYAGQILTYTVKPFPGLAWHWVTEITHVREPRFFVDEQRLGPYRFWHHQHIFDPLPGGVRMRDTVHYALPFGPLARLGHKRMVRPRLEAIFDHRYHVLAERFGVAQIAS; via the coding sequence ATGTTCTACCGCCTCGACAGGACGCAGGACCTCGCCCTGGATATCCACTCCGCCTGGTCCTTTTTCTCAGATCCGACAAATCTGTGCCGCATTACCCCGGACTGGCTCGGCTTCACCATAACCTGCCCCACCCCCGAACCCATGTACGCCGGGCAGATCCTGACCTATACAGTCAAACCATTTCCCGGTCTGGCCTGGCACTGGGTCACGGAGATCACCCACGTCCGCGAACCCCGTTTTTTTGTCGACGAACAACGACTGGGCCCCTACCGCTTTTGGCACCACCAGCACATTTTCGATCCTCTTCCCGGCGGTGTCCGGATGCGCGACACCGTCCATTACGCCCTGCCCTTCGGGCCGCTGGCCCGCCTGGGGCACAAACGTATGGTTCGCCCCAGACTTGAAGCCATTTTCGACCACCGCTACCATGTGCTTGCCGAGCGGTTTGGAGTTGCCCAGATCGCAAGCTAA
- a CDS encoding pyridoxamine 5'-phosphate oxidase family protein, which yields MELREYFENTEGTGVLSTADSQGNVDAAIYARPHIMDDGSLALIMRDRLSHANLQSNPKAVYLFKEGGKGYKGKRLYLKKLSEEKNTERLQEMRRRTYAEDKDEDLFLVFFSITKELPLIGSGDK from the coding sequence ATGGAATTACGCGAGTACTTTGAAAACACCGAAGGGACCGGCGTGTTGTCCACGGCGGACAGTCAGGGCAATGTCGACGCGGCCATTTACGCCCGGCCGCACATTATGGACGACGGCTCCCTGGCCCTGATCATGCGCGATCGCCTGTCCCATGCGAATTTGCAGTCCAATCCCAAGGCCGTCTACCTGTTCAAGGAAGGAGGCAAGGGATACAAAGGGAAACGGCTGTATCTCAAAAAACTCAGTGAAGAAAAAAACACCGAGCGGTTGCAGGAGATGCGTCGCCGGACCTATGCCGAAGACAAGGACGAAGATCTCTTTCTGGTCTTTTTCTCCATCACCAAAGAATTGCCCTTGATCGGCTCTGGGGACAAATAA
- a CDS encoding PAS domain S-box protein, whose translation MARESFLPNTPEKPVRLYAVLGLCVLGICIAIIVTWSTGRRMTVHHARLVHTATEIKFQVSQAHIWLEEGLLGDPTVERDTFMTHLDQAEALAVAMLEGGMGAGEPLRPVQTAGLRREIRSLRGSLAQYRSQSLERWALREQGTAQVGSPRDQRLDSVYQEVVESNQAMIEALHSKIRFDLAQFYWTLFGILVFVTVLAVLSWYSLRRYIGQRNRAIASLSRSEEDLRTTLMSIGDGVISTDTQGRVTRMNEVAQHLTAWDEKEALGRPLEEVFAIANALTGKEVEAPIHRVLREGMVVGLANHTVLTARDGTRRQIADSAAPIRVCDGEITGVVLVFRDVTEQYEQERRVQESETRFRALFELMGQGVVFHAPDGRIVDANPAAQRILGLTLDQLQARRPFDPSWKCVDSDGQDFPMSEHPAMEVLRTGEAVAGVVIGVFHPGRQKFVWIRVSAVPLFSRDSGKPLEVFASFEDITELKEAEEALRSSEAELRYLFDTAPVGIFRTTSTGRVLKVNPKMAEIVGCDSPEQALERYQDLFVDLYADSERRSVFLDRLQREGEILQFEYEGFRRNGARRWFMMNARLSGYLEDGSFLIDGFTSDITERREAQERIQHLNLVLRAIREVNQLITREKDAEQLLRKANQLMVAHRGYSSALVIRTDANGRPQTYYHAGEDNSPIFQPLAEHIEAGMLPPCCRLLDSKTEVLFVPKAEGACAGCPQENTCQTFDTLCVALRYADRFFGYIAVALPQGRGYDPEEQNLFQEAANDVAFALYTIEQEAQVKQATAERERMEDQLQQAQKMEAVGRLAGGVAHDFNNMLNVILGYTDTSLLQMDRGHPLYEAMTQIHLAAERSADLTRQLLAFSRKQITQPQVLNLNTLLENQSKMLDRLIGEDVELQFVPATSLWNVRLDPSQLDQILANLVVNARDAMPEGGTITIETGNVVLDEAYSSRLLSVEAGEYVLLAVSDSGKGLPPEMQEQIFEPFFTTKSKGEGTGLGLSTVYGIVQQNQGFIHLYSEMESGTTFKIYLPRVIEEAVQPTQEEDHGPLTGRETLLVVEDEEQLLELIGSVLEEYGYTVLAAGSPQQAMDLAAKTKTPIELMLTDVVMPGMNGKMLRARIQAEHPEIKTVYMSGYTDNVIVKQGMVEPGLAFIQKPFSMEGLARKVRRVLDADE comes from the coding sequence ATGGCCCGTGAATCGTTTTTGCCGAATACACCTGAGAAACCGGTTCGATTGTATGCCGTTCTCGGGCTGTGCGTGTTGGGCATTTGTATCGCTATTATTGTTACCTGGTCCACCGGCCGGCGGATGACGGTCCATCACGCCCGGCTGGTGCACACGGCTACGGAGATCAAGTTTCAAGTCTCTCAGGCCCATATCTGGCTGGAAGAGGGACTTCTCGGTGACCCGACGGTAGAGCGGGACACGTTTATGACCCATCTGGACCAGGCCGAGGCCCTGGCGGTAGCCATGCTCGAAGGGGGAATGGGGGCCGGGGAGCCGTTGCGCCCGGTCCAGACTGCCGGACTCCGCCGGGAGATCCGTTCCCTGAGGGGCTCGCTTGCGCAGTACCGTTCCCAGTCGCTGGAACGCTGGGCCCTCCGGGAGCAGGGCACGGCCCAGGTGGGGTCGCCGAGGGATCAGCGCCTCGACAGCGTCTATCAGGAGGTCGTCGAGAGCAATCAGGCCATGATTGAGGCCTTGCACAGCAAAATACGTTTTGATCTGGCCCAATTCTATTGGACGCTTTTCGGTATTCTGGTGTTTGTCACCGTTTTGGCTGTATTGAGCTGGTATTCTCTGCGCCGGTATATAGGCCAGCGCAACCGGGCAATTGCCTCTTTGAGCCGAAGTGAGGAGGATCTGCGCACGACCTTGATGTCCATCGGCGACGGCGTGATCAGCACGGACACGCAAGGGCGCGTTACCAGGATGAATGAGGTCGCCCAGCATTTGACCGCATGGGACGAGAAAGAAGCGCTGGGACGGCCGTTGGAAGAGGTGTTCGCTATTGCCAACGCCCTTACCGGCAAAGAGGTCGAAGCGCCGATCCATCGGGTCCTGCGGGAGGGGATGGTGGTCGGGTTGGCCAACCATACGGTCCTCACAGCCCGCGACGGGACCCGGCGTCAGATTGCGGACAGTGCTGCGCCCATCCGCGTCTGTGACGGGGAAATCACCGGAGTCGTCCTGGTCTTTCGTGACGTCACTGAGCAATACGAGCAGGAACGACGGGTTCAGGAAAGCGAAACCCGCTTCCGGGCCCTCTTTGAACTCATGGGCCAGGGAGTCGTCTTCCATGCACCGGATGGCCGGATCGTTGACGCCAACCCCGCCGCGCAGCGCATCCTGGGGCTGACCCTTGACCAGTTGCAAGCCCGCCGTCCTTTCGATCCCAGTTGGAAGTGTGTGGACAGTGACGGCCAAGATTTCCCGATGTCAGAGCATCCGGCCATGGAGGTCCTACGGACCGGTGAGGCTGTGGCCGGTGTGGTCATTGGAGTGTTTCACCCCGGCCGCCAGAAATTTGTCTGGATCCGCGTCAGCGCTGTGCCTCTTTTTTCCAGAGACAGTGGAAAACCCCTCGAGGTCTTCGCCTCCTTTGAGGACATCACGGAGCTTAAAGAGGCCGAGGAGGCCCTGCGCTCCAGTGAGGCGGAGCTCCGGTATCTCTTTGACACCGCTCCGGTGGGTATTTTCCGGACCACCTCCACGGGCCGGGTCCTCAAGGTCAATCCGAAGATGGCCGAGATCGTGGGCTGCGACTCCCCGGAACAGGCCTTGGAACGGTACCAGGATCTTTTTGTTGATCTCTATGCCGATTCTGAGCGGCGGAGTGTTTTTCTTGACCGCTTACAGCGCGAGGGCGAGATCCTGCAGTTCGAATATGAAGGATTTCGCCGCAACGGCGCCCGGCGGTGGTTCATGATGAACGCCCGTTTGAGCGGCTATCTCGAGGATGGGAGTTTTCTCATCGACGGCTTCACCTCAGACATCACCGAGCGCCGGGAAGCCCAGGAGCGTATCCAGCACCTCAACCTTGTCTTGCGGGCCATCAGGGAAGTAAACCAGCTCATCACTCGTGAGAAGGACGCCGAACAACTCCTGCGCAAGGCCAATCAACTCATGGTCGCCCACCGCGGCTACAGCAGCGCTCTGGTCATCCGGACCGACGCCAACGGGAGGCCCCAGACCTATTACCATGCCGGTGAGGATAATTCGCCGATCTTCCAACCGCTGGCAGAGCACATCGAGGCCGGCATGTTGCCGCCGTGTTGCCGGCTGCTAGATTCCAAGACCGAGGTCCTGTTCGTCCCCAAGGCCGAGGGCGCCTGCGCGGGGTGTCCCCAGGAAAACACGTGCCAGACCTTTGACACCTTGTGCGTGGCCCTGCGCTATGCAGACCGCTTTTTCGGTTACATTGCCGTGGCCCTGCCCCAGGGACGTGGCTATGATCCTGAAGAACAGAATCTCTTTCAGGAAGCGGCCAACGACGTCGCGTTTGCCCTGTATACCATCGAACAGGAAGCCCAGGTCAAGCAGGCCACGGCTGAACGGGAACGCATGGAAGATCAACTCCAACAGGCGCAGAAGATGGAAGCGGTGGGACGGCTGGCAGGCGGGGTAGCCCACGATTTCAACAATATGCTCAACGTCATCCTCGGGTATACCGACACCTCGTTATTGCAGATGGATCGTGGCCATCCCCTGTATGAAGCCATGACCCAGATCCATCTGGCGGCAGAGCGCTCCGCAGACCTGACCCGTCAACTCCTGGCTTTTTCCCGCAAGCAGATTACCCAACCGCAGGTGTTGAACCTGAATACGCTTTTGGAGAATCAATCGAAGATGCTGGACCGCTTGATCGGCGAGGATGTCGAACTGCAGTTTGTTCCGGCCACGTCGTTGTGGAATGTGCGCCTCGATCCCTCCCAACTCGATCAGATTCTGGCCAATCTCGTGGTCAACGCCCGGGACGCCATGCCCGAAGGCGGGACCATCACCATAGAGACCGGCAATGTCGTGCTGGACGAGGCCTACTCCAGCCGCCTGCTCTCCGTGGAGGCCGGGGAATATGTGCTCCTGGCGGTCAGCGATAGCGGCAAGGGGCTGCCCCCGGAGATGCAGGAGCAGATTTTCGAACCCTTTTTCACCACCAAGAGTAAAGGGGAGGGGACCGGCCTCGGCTTGTCAACGGTCTATGGTATCGTTCAGCAAAATCAGGGTTTTATTCACTTGTATAGTGAGATGGAATCGGGAACGACCTTCAAGATCTATTTGCCGCGGGTCATCGAAGAGGCTGTGCAGCCGACCCAAGAGGAGGATCACGGTCCTCTGACAGGCCGGGAAACGCTTCTGGTCGTCGAGGATGAGGAGCAATTACTGGAGTTGATCGGGTCCGTGCTCGAAGAATACGGTTACACCGTGCTCGCCGCCGGAAGCCCGCAGCAGGCGATGGACTTGGCTGCCAAGACGAAGACGCCGATCGAGCTTATGCTGACCGACGTGGTCATGCCGGGAATGAACGGCAAGATGCTGCGCGCCCGGATTCAGGCGGAGCACCCAGAGATCAAGACGGTCTA
- a CDS encoding DUF169 domain-containing protein produces the protein MQSKIQNVLAPAYEPVAMLWAEDKPEKALQFKKGRFSCVMFGFANAARGRAAVFDRETYGCWGGGVGLGFGNTYTEFPGGEQGFHYFLSCGNAEWVTGQQIGEGMHQAGVDRHFVDEFLQGERYRKGPGEVADFVDALPIQDIPATYVVMKPLSQVTQGEVPKVVTFLANAEQLSALVVLANYGRQSIDAVRIPFAAGCQSVGLLPLAEENQAHPRAVVGLTDISARAHVRKLLGRDLLTFSMPWSLYQEMEANVEGSFFDRPTWQGLTGTQTD, from the coding sequence ATGCAGAGTAAGATCCAGAATGTGCTGGCCCCTGCCTATGAACCCGTAGCCATGCTGTGGGCCGAGGACAAGCCCGAAAAGGCGCTGCAATTCAAAAAGGGACGCTTCAGCTGTGTCATGTTCGGTTTTGCCAATGCGGCCCGCGGCCGGGCCGCGGTCTTTGACAGGGAAACCTATGGATGCTGGGGCGGCGGTGTCGGATTGGGATTCGGCAATACCTATACGGAATTTCCCGGCGGTGAACAGGGATTCCACTACTTTTTGTCTTGCGGCAATGCCGAATGGGTCACGGGCCAACAGATCGGCGAAGGGATGCACCAAGCTGGGGTGGATAGACACTTTGTCGACGAATTTCTCCAGGGGGAGCGATACCGCAAAGGCCCCGGGGAAGTGGCTGACTTTGTCGATGCCCTGCCGATTCAGGACATCCCGGCCACATACGTGGTCATGAAGCCGTTGTCCCAGGTCACCCAGGGTGAGGTGCCCAAAGTGGTCACCTTCCTCGCCAACGCGGAACAGCTTTCCGCGTTGGTCGTTCTGGCCAATTACGGGCGGCAGTCCATTGATGCGGTGCGCATTCCGTTTGCCGCAGGGTGCCAAAGTGTCGGGCTCCTGCCCTTGGCGGAAGAGAACCAGGCCCACCCCAGGGCTGTGGTCGGCCTGACTGATATTTCAGCCCGGGCTCATGTCCGTAAACTCCTGGGCCGCGACCTGCTGACCTTTTCCATGCCGTGGTCCTTGTACCAGGAGATGGAAGCCAATGTAGAAGGGAGTTTTTTCGACCGTCCAACATGGCAGGGGCTGACTGGTACGCAAACCGATTGA